One Neoarius graeffei isolate fNeoGra1 chromosome 16, fNeoGra1.pri, whole genome shotgun sequence DNA segment encodes these proteins:
- the LOC132900236 gene encoding uncharacterized protein LOC132900236, with protein MSPLQRSPTPTPQVQGHSFLLSSALKNPNLQGASFQLPNGAILLRNVENQKEDTTPSVLANALQNPSLRKATYRLPDGTIISRNEVEQPTSQPSLLTKAFQNANVKNASYRFPESLLIRGSDQETETKQFSPYLGNALQNSNLRAASYKLPGGTLLSRDQKTEQSTSPVLSNALQNANLRMASYRLPDGTLLNKSSGQDSKQNISSHLSSALQNTNIRNVRLPSTSGLFRNPKKEQTSVLSSALQNQNLRKASYRLPDGTITTRHKTAESAQPTSPFLGNALKNVNLHKASYRLPTTLRRSPEDPRYAVVTPQVEGQPGEHWAQAHTIDGHEPDDVWASERVLPHHTVQNLIKWSMYRDEELVDFAIPVYPGQDADVSEPEWLPDREGEPQGQWYDKVQS; from the coding sequence ATGTCTCCACTACAAAGAAGCCCTACACCCACCCCTCAGGTGCAAGGACATTCTTTTCTTTTATCAAGTGCATTAAAGAATCCAAACCTTCAGGGTGCTTCTTTTCAATTACCTAATGGAGCAATATTATTGAGAAATGTAGAGAACCAAAAAGAGGACACAACACCATCAGTATTGGCAAATGCTTTACAAAACCCAAGTCTCCGTAAAGCAACTTACAGGTTGCCAGATGGAACAATCATATCAAGAAATGAGGTAGAACAACCAACTTCACAACCTTCCCTCTTAACAAAAGCCTTTCAGAATGCCAATGTCAAAAACGCTTCTTACAGATTTCCTGAATCTCTTTTGATTCGGGGCTCTGATCAAGAAACTGaaacaaaacaattttcaccATACCTAGGAAATGCTCTACAGAATTCCAATCTTCGTGCAGCTTCTTATAAATTGCCAGGTGGAACTCTTCTTTCTCGGGACCAGAAGACTGAACAGTCCACCTCCCCTGTTCTTTCAAATGCACTTCAGAATGCTAACCTTCGTATGGCTTCCTACAGGCTCCCCGATGGAACACTTTTAAACAAGAGCTCAGGACAGgattcaaaacaaaatatttctTCCCATCTGTCAAGTGCTTTGCAAAACACAAATATTCGTAATGTTAGACTCCCAAGTACCTCTGGCCTATTCAGAAATCCCAAAAAAGAACAAACTTCAGTGCTGTCCAGCGCACTTCAGAACCAAAATCTCCGTAAAGCTTCCTACAGACTGCCTGATGGAACAATTACTACCAGGCATAAAACAGCTGAAAGTGCTCAACCTACATCACCCTTTCTGGGAAATGCCCTGAAGAATGTGAATTTACACAAAGCCTCCTATAGGTTGCCCACAACTTTGAGGAGATCTCCAGAGGATCCAAGGTATGCAGTGGTGACACCTCAGGTTGAGGGTCAACCTGGTGAACATTGGGCTCAAGCCCACACAATAGATGGTCATGAGCCAGATGATGTTTGGGCCTCAGAAAGAGTCCTTCCACACCATACTGTACAGAACCTCATAAAATGGTCCATGTATAGGGATGAAGAACTGGTGGATTTTGCCATCCCAGTGTATCCTGGGCAAGATGCTGATGTTTCTGAGCCTGAGTGGTTACCAGACAGGGAAGGTGAACCTCAAGGGCAGTGGTATGATAAGGTACAAAGCTAA
- the drg2 gene encoding developmentally-regulated GTP-binding protein 2, producing MGILEKIAEIEREIARTQKNKATEYHLGLLKAKLAKYRAQLLEPSKSAGAKGEGFDVMKSGDARVALIGFPSVGKSTFLSLMTSTESEAASYEFTTLTCIPGVIEYKGANIQLLDLPGIIEGAAQGKGRGRQVIAVARTADVVIMMLDATKGDVQRKLLEKELESVGIRLNRSKPNIYFKPKKGGGLSFNSTVPLTHCSEKLVQLILHEYKIFNAEVLFREDCTSDEFIDVLVGNRVYMPCLYVYNKVDQISIEEVDRLARQSNSVVISCGMKLNLDYLLEQLWEYLALICLYTKKRGERPDFSDPIIMRRSASVEHVCHRIHRTLASQFKYALVWGTSTKYSPQRVGLTHIMEHEDVIQIVKK from the exons CAACTGAGTACCATCTTGGTTTGTTAAAAGCCAAGCTCGCCAAGTACAGAGCCCAGCTTCTGGAGCCTTCCAAATCAGCCGGAGCCAAAGGTGAAGGCTTTGATGTTATGAAGTCGGGTGATGCCAGGGTTGCTCTAATTGGATTTCCATCAGTAGGCAAG tCCACCTTTCTGAGCTTAATGACCTCAACAGAAAGTGAAGCAGCTTCTTATGAGTTCACGACACTGACCTGCATCCCGGGTGTTATTGAG TATAAAGGTGCCAACATACAGCTGCTGGATTTGCCTGGGATTATTGAAGGAGCAGCTCAag GAAAGGGTCGAGGCAGACAGGTGATAGCTGTAGCCAGAACAGCAGATGTGGTCATCATGATGCTGGATGCAACCAAAGGTGATGTGCAGAG GAAACTTCTGGAAAAAGAACTTGAATCTGTTGGGATCAGACTCAACCGGTCCAAACCCAATATTTACTTTAAG CCTAAGAAAGGTGGTGGTCTGTCCTTCAATTCGACAGTTCCTCTCACACATTGCTCTGAGAAACTTGTGCAGCTCATTCTTCACGAGTATA aaatcttCAATGCTGAGGTTTTGTTTAGAGAAGACTGTACCTCAGACGAATTTATTGATGTCCTTGTGGGCAACAGAGTGTACATGCCTTGTTTATAT GTGTACAACAAAGTGGACCAGAtttcaatagaagaagtagaccgtCTCGCCCGTCAGTCTAACAGTGTCGTGATCAGCTGCGGCATGAAGCTGAATCTAGACTATCTCCTGGAGCAGCTGTGGGAATACCTGGCTCTGATCTGTCTCTACACCAAGAAGAGAGGAG AGCGACCAGATTTTAGTGACCCAATCATCATGAGAAGAAGCGCATCAGTAGAACATGTG TGCCACCGAATCCACAGGACATTAGCCAGCCAGTTCAAATACGCACTTGTCTGG GGCACGAGCACGAAGTACAGCCCGCAGAGAGTAGGACTGACGCACATTATGGAACATGAGGATGTGATTCAGATTGTGAAGAAATAA